A genomic region of Thermotoga sp. Ku-13t contains the following coding sequences:
- a CDS encoding TIGR03960 family B12-binding radical SAM protein — protein sequence MILRELHEILNRVEKPARYIGGEYNQIVKDPSRVKLRVGLLFPDVYEVGMSNLGLMIINDALNSMEEVWAERIFMPWIDMMSEMRRKNLPLFTLESKTAVKNLDVLGISLQHELLYTNVLHALELAGIPILARERTQVDPIVLAGGPCTVNPEPIAPVFDAMVIGDGESVAREIAQVLIETKGMERTKRLKALSKIDGVYVPSLYDDGVPPKPVELDVPKKVKRRIEPALGRKLIRRIVPHMQLVHDRISIEIMRGCTRGCRFCQAGFIYRPVREKFSSEVLEEALESLTCTGYEEIGLLSLSSADHTAITKIVENLKQISDSRFISVSIPSTRLDAFGVTLAGNIGGARRTGLTFAPEAGTQRLRNVINKNVSDEDFVRALELARKNGWHRVKLYFMVGLPTETDEDLRGIVSMAKIAKKIGFDLVTLSVAMFVPKPHTPFQFVEQKNLEYFEHARRILSEARRFAKLDFHDPKMSMVEGLLSRGDRKVFSVVMKAYELGACYDSWQSLFDYSKWTRALEMADLKLEKLLASRSIDEPLPWDHIDIGVNKSFLVEELKKALKAETTPDCREICQLCGVCSSKVKNVLERDALEVR from the coding sequence ATGATTCTGAGAGAGCTCCATGAAATTCTCAATCGTGTCGAAAAACCTGCAAGGTACATAGGCGGTGAATACAACCAGATTGTCAAAGATCCATCCCGTGTGAAGCTGAGGGTTGGACTTCTGTTTCCGGACGTGTACGAAGTTGGCATGTCGAACCTCGGATTAATGATCATCAACGATGCGCTGAACAGTATGGAAGAAGTGTGGGCCGAGAGGATCTTCATGCCCTGGATCGACATGATGAGCGAGATGAGGAGGAAGAATCTTCCCCTGTTCACTCTCGAATCAAAGACAGCTGTCAAAAACCTGGACGTTCTTGGAATTTCGCTCCAGCACGAACTGCTGTACACCAACGTACTCCATGCGCTTGAGCTCGCAGGGATACCCATCCTCGCGAGAGAAAGAACGCAGGTCGATCCCATCGTGCTCGCCGGCGGCCCGTGCACGGTGAACCCAGAGCCGATCGCGCCCGTGTTCGATGCCATGGTGATAGGCGATGGAGAGAGTGTGGCGAGAGAAATCGCACAGGTTCTGATCGAAACAAAGGGTATGGAGAGAACCAAGAGATTGAAGGCTCTCTCGAAGATCGATGGTGTTTACGTTCCTTCCCTCTACGACGACGGTGTTCCACCGAAACCTGTCGAGCTTGACGTACCCAAGAAGGTGAAAAGAAGGATCGAACCGGCGCTCGGACGAAAGCTGATCAGACGCATCGTGCCACACATGCAACTCGTCCACGATAGAATTTCCATCGAAATCATGCGCGGCTGCACGAGGGGATGCAGGTTCTGCCAGGCTGGATTCATCTACAGGCCCGTCAGGGAAAAGTTCTCGAGCGAGGTCCTCGAGGAGGCGTTGGAAAGTTTGACATGTACGGGTTACGAAGAGATCGGATTGCTTTCACTTTCGAGTGCGGACCACACGGCGATAACCAAGATCGTTGAAAATCTCAAACAGATTTCAGACTCAAGGTTCATATCCGTCTCCATACCTTCGACTCGTTTGGATGCTTTCGGTGTCACGCTGGCGGGCAACATCGGCGGGGCGAGAAGAACGGGCTTGACGTTCGCACCCGAAGCGGGAACGCAGAGATTGAGGAACGTCATAAACAAGAACGTTTCGGACGAAGATTTCGTCCGGGCGCTGGAACTCGCAAGAAAAAATGGCTGGCACAGGGTCAAACTGTATTTCATGGTGGGACTCCCGACGGAAACCGACGAGGATCTCAGAGGAATCGTTTCAATGGCGAAGATCGCGAAAAAAATTGGATTCGACCTCGTCACTCTGTCTGTAGCGATGTTCGTTCCCAAACCCCACACACCTTTTCAATTCGTCGAACAGAAAAATCTGGAGTATTTCGAACACGCAAGGCGTATTCTTTCAGAAGCGAGAAGGTTCGCAAAGCTCGATTTCCACGATCCGAAGATGAGTATGGTTGAGGGGTTGCTGTCGAGGGGAGATCGAAAGGTGTTCTCCGTCGTTATGAAAGCCTACGAGCTGGGCGCGTGTTACGACAGCTGGCAGAGTTTGTTCGATTATTCGAAGTGGACGAGGGCCCTGGAAATGGCAGATCTAAAGTTAGAAAAGTTACTGGCGAGCAGATCGATTGATGAACCCTTACCCTGGGATCACATCGACATCGGTGTGAATAAATCTTTCTTGGTGGAAGAGTTGAAAAAAGCTCTGAAGGCAGAAACCACACCGGATTGCAGAGAAATCTGCCAACTTTGCGGCGTCTGCAGTTCCAAGGTGAAAAACGTCCTGGAGAGAGATGCTCTTGAGGTTCGCTGA
- a CDS encoding oligopeptide/dipeptide ABC transporter ATP-binding protein — MQTNDVVLKIENLRKLFPAERRIFGKVRNFVHAVDDISFEIRRKESLALVGESGCGKTTTGRVLVGLEEPTSGRIVVEQEDVTPLLYGDESAARRYVKETYVKRFASMSDEQLKALKGIDTIYAQRFLDLGRNEVKFVDDLLKNRRERIWHLRRRIQMIFQDPYESLNPRMTIFDIVAEPLNIHGIGNLKEREEMVAKILADVGLTPPETFMFRFPHELSGGQRQRVAIARALILNPSFVVADEPTSMLDVSIRTGVMKLMMRLAEEHQMSYLYITHDLAVARYMSNDIAVMYLGKIVEMGPTEEVLKNPLHPYTQALLAAVPIPDPEVKRGEPNIKGSVPRPINPPPRCRFFERCPYAVDFCEKNDHPHLKEVAPKHFVACYVVSGEAS, encoded by the coding sequence ATGCAGACTAACGATGTGGTGCTGAAGATAGAGAACCTTCGAAAGCTCTTTCCCGCAGAGCGAAGGATTTTTGGAAAGGTTAGGAACTTCGTCCACGCAGTTGATGACATAAGCTTCGAGATAAGAAGGAAAGAATCGCTCGCCCTGGTGGGTGAATCCGGTTGCGGGAAGACCACCACCGGGAGGGTGCTGGTCGGTCTGGAAGAACCAACGTCCGGTAGGATCGTGGTCGAGCAGGAAGACGTGACACCATTGTTGTACGGAGACGAATCGGCGGCACGAAGATATGTAAAGGAGACCTACGTGAAGAGATTTGCAAGCATGAGCGACGAACAGCTGAAGGCTTTGAAGGGCATAGATACTATCTACGCGCAGAGATTTCTTGATCTTGGCAGAAACGAAGTAAAATTCGTGGATGATTTGCTCAAAAACAGGCGGGAGCGCATCTGGCATTTGAGACGGAGGATCCAGATGATCTTTCAGGATCCGTACGAATCTTTGAACCCGAGGATGACGATTTTCGATATCGTCGCGGAGCCGTTGAACATACACGGAATTGGTAATCTCAAAGAGAGGGAGGAAATGGTCGCGAAAATATTAGCGGATGTTGGGCTCACCCCACCGGAAACTTTCATGTTCCGTTTCCCGCACGAGCTTTCCGGTGGGCAGAGACAGCGTGTGGCCATAGCTAGGGCACTCATATTGAACCCTTCCTTCGTGGTCGCGGACGAACCAACCTCCATGCTCGATGTCTCGATAAGGACCGGTGTGATGAAACTGATGATGAGGCTTGCGGAAGAACACCAGATGAGTTATCTTTACATCACGCACGATCTCGCGGTTGCTAGGTACATGAGCAACGACATAGCTGTCATGTATTTGGGCAAGATCGTTGAGATGGGTCCAACGGAAGAGGTTCTCAAAAATCCGCTGCATCCTTACACGCAGGCGTTGCTCGCGGCCGTTCCGATCCCGGATCCCGAAGTGAAGCGAGGAGAGCCGAACATAAAAGGTAGTGTTCCAAGGCCCATAAATCCTCCTCCGCGTTGTAGGTTTTTCGAAAGATGCCCTTATGCCGTTGATTTTTGCGAGAAGAACGATCATCCTCATTTGAAGGAAGTTGCTCCGAAGCATTTCGTGGCGTGCTATGTTGTCTCGGGCGAAGCGAGCTGA
- a CDS encoding ABC transporter ATP-binding protein, whose amino-acid sequence MLLSVQDLRMYYRTKMGYVKAVDGINFDLDQGESLGIVGESGCGKTSISMTILRLLPDNAEFISGSVLFDMGNGPVDLVKLPESEMRKYRWRGISMIFQAAMNSLNPVYKVGDQIVEAIQNHFPDMPIDKAKQKVAELFTLVGLDPSRMEQYPHQYSGGMKQRAVIAMALACDPKVIIADEPTTALDVIVQDRILKEIRKIQRKLNMAMIYISHDIAVIAEVSDKVAVMYAGKFVELADSVTIFKRPMHPYTYGLMHAFPSTVGEKTELVTIPGEPPNLLNPPKGCRFAPRCPKADQTCMEVEPEYREVEKNHFLACHHPVQPNEVVRFYAD is encoded by the coding sequence GTGCTCCTGTCCGTGCAAGACCTGCGGATGTATTACAGAACGAAGATGGGCTACGTGAAGGCCGTGGACGGTATAAACTTCGATCTGGATCAGGGAGAAAGTCTGGGTATAGTGGGTGAATCCGGTTGTGGAAAAACGTCCATATCGATGACGATCCTCAGGTTGTTGCCAGACAACGCCGAATTCATATCCGGTAGCGTGCTCTTCGACATGGGGAATGGGCCTGTGGATCTGGTGAAATTGCCAGAATCGGAAATGAGGAAATACAGATGGCGCGGAATTTCAATGATATTCCAGGCGGCCATGAACTCTCTGAACCCCGTTTACAAAGTTGGCGATCAAATCGTTGAAGCCATCCAGAACCACTTCCCGGACATGCCCATAGACAAGGCCAAGCAGAAGGTTGCTGAACTCTTCACCCTGGTGGGGCTCGATCCGTCCCGCATGGAGCAGTATCCACACCAGTACAGTGGTGGGATGAAACAGAGGGCCGTCATTGCCATGGCACTCGCCTGTGATCCAAAGGTGATCATAGCGGACGAACCGACCACAGCACTCGACGTGATCGTTCAGGACAGGATCTTGAAGGAGATAAGAAAAATCCAAAGGAAACTGAACATGGCGATGATTTACATTTCGCATGACATCGCTGTGATCGCCGAGGTGAGCGATAAGGTCGCCGTCATGTACGCTGGAAAGTTCGTAGAGCTGGCCGATTCTGTGACGATCTTCAAACGCCCCATGCACCCTTACACGTACGGCTTGATGCACGCGTTTCCGAGCACGGTCGGTGAAAAGACTGAGCTTGTGACGATACCCGGTGAACCACCGAACCTTTTGAACCCACCGAAGGGTTGTCGCTTTGCGCCGAGATGTCCCAAGGCGGATCAAACGTGTATGGAAGTGGAACCGGAGTATCGTGAAGTGGAGAAAAACCACTTTTTGGCCTGTCATCATCCTGTCCAGCCTAACGAGGTGGTGCGTTTCTATGCAGACTAA
- a CDS encoding CPBP family intramembrane glutamic endopeptidase, which translates to MRFAEVFIILAGLVAIQNLFRFVGFKLRLVYLSIAQISYSVLIYIRRPMFGFSPHLRSFIPFALLFTFTMLLGKFLGAKAANVNIKPSTANMLSLGLLLPMSEELLFRGAILALFPNAFVNGLIFSAMHLFNVVSNFELFSYYNVIYRFTVGFIFADSTLKTGSLFSAAVCHILNNCLGILLPWFEHESKKRRHDAGSEKDEQ; encoded by the coding sequence TTGAGGTTCGCTGAGGTTTTCATCATTCTGGCAGGTCTCGTTGCGATTCAAAATCTGTTCAGGTTCGTCGGGTTCAAATTGAGACTCGTCTACCTTTCGATCGCACAGATCTCTTACTCTGTTCTGATCTACATTCGAAGGCCCATGTTCGGTTTTTCACCCCATCTGAGAAGTTTCATCCCTTTCGCGTTGCTGTTCACTTTCACGATGCTTCTGGGAAAATTCCTTGGGGCAAAGGCTGCGAACGTGAACATCAAACCTTCGACCGCGAACATGCTCTCGCTGGGTCTTTTGTTACCCATGTCCGAGGAACTCTTGTTCAGGGGGGCCATACTCGCACTGTTTCCGAACGCGTTCGTCAACGGTTTGATCTTTTCAGCGATGCATTTGTTCAACGTTGTCTCCAATTTCGAGCTGTTCTCTTATTACAACGTGATCTACAGGTTTACGGTCGGATTCATCTTCGCAGATTCCACGTTGAAAACTGGCAGTCTCTTCTCCGCGGCGGTTTGTCACATCCTCAACAACTGTCTTGGAATCTTACTGCCTTGGTTTGAACATGAATCCAAGAAACGCCGCCATGATGCTGGAAGTGAAAAAGACGAGCAGTGA